The Salmo salar chromosome ssa02, Ssal_v3.1, whole genome shotgun sequence genome segment GATGTTTTAACCACAGCATTGAACATTCTGTCAAAACAGTTGACGCTTTAGCAAAGTGCAGAATCTAAATGTAGACAACACCAGAGTGGACACTGATTAATTAAGTGTTTGTCACCCCCTGTAGGATAGGAGTAGCAGCGGCTACCATACTTCAAACTGCTTTACCCTGCCCTCTAGTGTTATCAGCTAGCATTTACAGCTAAATGCAGGCCAACTGAAATCTGTTGCGGACTGCgttcacacaggcagcccaagtctgatatttttttccattggtcttttgaccaataacatcagaTATTTTTCGGAGCTGATCGGATTGATCAAAAGACCAAATAGTAAAACAAAAAGATCAGGCACAGACCAAGGGTAAGCATACCTTCCCCAAATCCTAACCAATTGGAGTGAAAAACGCTGAACTGACTTTCGATCACAGCGTTTACATAAATACACATTGAAGGGAAGAGTTAGAACATGGGTTCCATAAAGAGACAACATCTGTATTTATAGTGTGGAGCATCAGGTGGTATATTTGGACACAGAACAGCCACATACAACACAAAAGGGAACATTCAATGGCATTGTGAACTAGCGTAGTGCTATACGAGGAAACACATTGGGAATGTTTACACAATTCACCCTGCACTGTACCATGACAACATTCAAAATAGACCATTGACAATCTTTCCCACAATGAAATACCACACAAATTAAAAAATATCTTAAATGTTGTCCATTAAGTAATGGTTTTAAAACAATGATGATCATATTTAAAAAGCTATGGCACTTATATACCAAGTCCTAGACTGTTTTCTAATGAGAATCATGAACGTGAAGTTGATGAACGAGATCGTTCCCAGTGGTTTCAGTCTGCCTTCTTGAAGAGTTGCCTGGCGACCACATCTCCAACTCTCATCTCCTAAAGGGCAAAAAAAGGACGGGTTGAGAAGAgggtggagaaagagaaaagagggaggagtTTGGGTGGgtgagtgtgggagtgtgtgtgtgagagtgagtgcgtgcgtgcgtgggtgggtgagtgtgggagtgtgtgtgtgagtgtgtgcgtgggtgggtgggtgagtgtgggagtgtgagagtgagtgcgtgcgtgcgtgcgtgagtgtgtgtgagagagagtgagtgagtgcgtgcgtgggtgggtgggtgggtaggtgagTGTGGGAgtgcgtgtgtgagagtgagtgcgtgcgtgcgtgggtgggtgagtgtgggagtgtgtgtgtgagagtgagtgcgtgcgtgggtgggtgagtgtgggagtgtgtgtgtgagagtgagtgcgtgcgtgggtgggtgagtgtgggagagtgagtgcgtgcgtgggtgggtgggtaggtgagTGTGGGAgtgcgtgtgtgagagtgagtgcgtgcgtgggtgggtgagtgtgggagtgtgtgtgtgagagtgagtgcgtgcgtgggtgagtgtgtgtgtgagagtgagtgcgtgcgtgggtgagtgtgtgtgagagagtgagtgagtgcgtgcgtgcgtaggtGGGTAGGTGAGTGTGGGAgtgcgtgtgtgagagtgagtgcgtgcgtgggtgggtgagtgtgggagtgtgtgtgtgtgagagtgagtgagtgtgtgcgtgggtgggtgagtgtgggagtgtgagagtgagtgcgtgtgtgtgtgagagtgagtgcgtgggtgggtgagtgtgggagtgtgtgtgtgagagtgagtgcgtgcgtgggtgggtgagtgtgggagtgtgtgtgtgtgtgtgtgtgtgtgtgtgtgtgtgagtgtgtgcgtgggtgggtgagtgtgggagtgtgagagtgagtgcgtgcgtgcgtgagtgtgtgggtgggtaggtgaGTGTGGGAgtgcgtgtgtgagagtgagtgcgtgcgtgggtgagtgtgtgtgtgagagtgagtgagtgcgtgcgtgggtgggtgagtgtgggagtgtgtgtgtgagagtgagtgcgtgcgtgggtgggtgagtgtgggagtgtgtgtgtgagagtgagtgagtgcgtgcgtgggtgggtgagtgtgggagtgtgtgtgtgagagtgagtgcgtgcgtgggtgagtgtgtgtgtgagagtgagtgcgtgcgtgggtgagtgtgtgtgagagcgtgagtgagtgagtgagtgcgtgcgtgggtgggtgggtaggtgagTGTGGGAgtgcgtgtgtgagagtgagtgcgtgcgtgggtgggtgagtgtgggagtgtgtgtgtgtgtgtgtgagagagtgagtgagtgagtgtgtgcgtgggtgAGTGTGGAGGTGTGagagtgagtgcgtgcgtgcgtgagtgtgtgtgtgagagtgagtgcgtgggtgggtgagtgtgggaggtgtgtgtgtgtgagtgtgtgcgtgagtgtgggagtgtgagagtgagtgcgtgcgtgcgtgagtgtgtgggtgggtaggtgaGTGTGGGAgtgcgtgtgtgagagtgagtgcgtgcgtgggtgagtgtgtgtgtgagagtgagtgagtgcgtgcgtgggtgggtgagtgtgggagtgtgtgtgtgagagtgagtgcgtgcgtgggtgagtgagtgtgggagtgtgtgtgtgagagtgagtgagtgagtgtgtgcgtgggtgggtgagtgtgggagtgtgagagtgagtgagtgcgtgcgtgagtgtgtgtgtgagagtgagtgcgtgcgtgggtaagtgtgggagtgtgtgtgtgagagtgagtgcgtgcgtgggtgggtgagtgtgtgtgagagagtgagtgagtgcgtgcgtgggtgGGTAGGTGAGTGTGGGAgtgcgtgtgtgagagtgagtgcgtgcgtgggtgagtgagtgtgggagtgtgagagtgagtgagtgcgtgggtgggtgagtgagtgtgggagtgtgtgtgtgtgtgtgagtgtgtgcgtgggtgggtgggtgagtgtgggagtgtgagagtgagtgagtgcgtgcgtgcgtgggtgggtAGGTGAGTGTGGGAgtgcgtgtgtgagagtgagtgcgtgcgtgggtgggtgagtgtgggagtgtgtgtgtgagagtgagtgcgtgcgtgcgtgggtgagtgtgtgtgagagagtgagtgagtgcgtgcgtgggtgggtgggtaggtgagTGTAGGAgtgcgtgtgtgagagtgagtgcgtgcgtgggtgggtgagtgtgggagtgtgtgtgtgtgagtgagtgagtgtgtgcgtgggtgggtgagtgtgggagtgtgtgtgtgagagtgagtgagtgtgtgcgtgcgtgggtgagtgtgggagtgagtgagtgtgtgcgtgagtgtgtgtgtgagagtgagtgtgagtgtgggagtgtgtgtgtgagagtgagtgcgtgcgtgcgtgcgtgggtgagtgtgtgtgagagagtgagtgcgtgcgtgggtgGGTAGGTGAGTGTGGGAgtgcgtgtgtgagagtgagtgcgtgcgtgggtgggtgagtgtgggagtgtgtgtgtgtgagagtgagtgagtgtgtgcgtgggtgggtgagtgtgggagtgtgagagtgagtgagtgcgtgcgtgagtgtgtgtgtgagagtgagtgcgtgcgtgggtgagtgtgtgtgagagagtgagtgagtgagtgcgtgcgtgcgtgggtgggtAGGTGAGTGTGggagtgcgtgtgtgagtgtgagtgcgtGCATGGGTGGgtgagtgtgggagtgtgtgtgtgagagtgagtgcgtgcgtgggtgagtgtgtgtgagagagtgagtgagtgagtgagtgcgtgcgtgcgtgggtgagtgtgagtgcgtgcgtgggtgagtgtgtgtgagagagtgagtgagtgcgtgcgtgggtgagtgtgtgtgagagagtgagtgtgagtgtgggagtgtgtgtgtgagagtgagtgcgtgcgtgcgtgggtgagtgtgtgtgagagagtgagtgcgtgcgtgggtgagtgtgtgtgagagagtgagtgagtgagtgcgtgcgtgggtgggtgagtgtgggagtgtgtgtgtgagagtgagtgcgtgcgtgcgtgcgtgtgagagTGTGCGTGCGAAAAGATCATTAATGGTCTGTCACAATAAAAACGCTGTgctcttttctctctgtaatcCTATCGcccctctatctcgctctctctctctctccccttccttttTTGACCATTTCCTCatctccaccccccacacatgtaCTTCCCCGCTCTCAATCgcactccccccctccctccccctcttcttgtGTTACTCACCAAATCCACCCTTTACTGCCTGATCCCCAGTGGCATTTATTTCCAAACGTCTCTTTCGGATTTGAACAAAATATCAATGAGGTATTGTTTTCTATTAGAAGCTGTTTAATAAAACAATGCTGATTGTTTGAAATCGTAATCAGCATTTGCATGTAATCACAAGCAAAGAGTCTTCAGGGTGAAGGAATGGGCAGGAACAGGAAGAATAAGGAAAGGTTATAAATACAGACTTCAACAAGACTCTTCATAGTGAAGGGATTGGGAGGAGAATCACAAGCTTCTGTTTAGGCCTGTGCTTCAGATGGACTTTAGCTGGGAAATCTTTTTTTGCTTGTGATTACATGCAAATGCTGATTACGATTTCAAACAATCAGCATTGTTTTATTCAACAGCTCCCAAATGCTTCTAAAACATATTGCCCAGCTAAAGTCCATCTGAAGCACAGGCCTAAACAGAAGCTTGTGATTCTCCTCCCAATCCCTTCACTATGAAGAGTCTTGTTGAAGTCTGTATTTAGCTCATTAAAATGGTAACGAACAATAACCTTTCCTTATTCTTCCTGTTCCTGCCCATTCCTTCACCCTGAAGACTCTTAACAGTGTTTTCCCCCGTTTCTTTCTCCTTCTTCGGGccccacacatttctttcccatgTACAGGCAACAAATAAGGATGTTTGAGGGCCATACACCCCCTCTTTTTTTAAAGGACCTCATTtgttctcacacaaacacacgcacggaCACGTGCACACATACAACGTAGGCAGTGAATAACTTCCATTACCAAATCTGATTTGCATATCCCCCACTTTCAAAATGGTATATCAATCCCAGCATCTTCTTTCCTCCCAAATCTTTCCTGCTTTCCTCCCTTTCTCTGGCCTTGTGTTCACCTCTATTCCTATTCCCTTCCAATCTTTATCCCTCTCTGTTAATccatcgctccctccctccctccctccattctcacCAGGTGTAGCTTGTCTCCCTCCAGCCAGTGTGtccatcctcttctctcctctctgaacaCACACCAGCTTATCACCCTCCCAGTCCACTGTGGTCTAAAAacagggttaacacacacacgcagcggTCTGCAAAAAAAcatgaaagcacacacacacacacatacactgcctTGTACCACTCTCAGTTTGGCCCGGGTCTGAAAACAAGCAACGGGGGTGGTTATGACAGGAAAACAACAGGAGGTACACTCTCACAGACGGGCCAaaatagcaacacacacacagctggaaaAAAGTATATTCACCCAAACAAAGCAAAGTAGTATGACAAGTACACCTATATGAAGCCATGAAACAGACAAACATAAGGGAAAACATCACCAGATAACAGAAATACATTTAGCCAGTGTCTTTACAAACAGCACATGATGAAGAACAgagaccacccacccacccatacacgtagaactgtaaacacacacacacacacacctgacagacTCGTCCATCCACAGGTCCCAGGTCCTCGGTGAAGACCTGACCCAGTTAGAAATCCATATCAAAGTCCTTAAAGGTGGTGAGTGTGCGGATCTTCATACTGCCCGTGGCCGGGTCATGGACTATCTGTTTAGTGAGCTTCAACATACACACTATCTTCCGCAGGGCAAAATGAATatttgatggagagagagagagggagagaattaaTCAGCCAAACATAACACCTTGCCATTCTAGTAATGAGGTAGTGTATCTGAGGCAACATCTCTgacctacagctgtgtctgtcctttTACATCTCATGTTAATGTTTCCAGATATCACACAGCCCTGTCTGTGTCCAGGGTCATTTAC includes the following:
- the rbp5 gene encoding LOW QUALITY PROTEIN: retinol-binding protein 5 (The sequence of the model RefSeq protein was modified relative to this genomic sequence to represent the inferred CDS: inserted 2 bases in 1 codon; substituted 1 base at 1 genomic stop codon), which gives rise to MSKPNYTGTFHMVSQDNFENYLAALVCMLKLTKQIVHDPATGSMKIRTLTTFKDFDMDFXLGQVFTEDLGPVDGRVCQTTVDWEGDKLVCVQRGEXRGWTHWLEGDKLHLEMRVGDVVARQLFKKAD